The genomic stretch TTGCGTGTTCTGCGATCCCAAGGGATGCGTCTACCGAGGCCGCGACGAGATCGATCGAATCGCGGGCGCGGTCAAGGCTACTCACCCTGACTTTCGATATCGGCCAATAGCGGAGCCGGAGGAAGTGGGCAATGGCGGGCGGGTCCAATGGGTATAGGGCCGCCCTGGTGAGGCGCCAGCATACGCTGGTACTGATTTCATCATTGCTCGGGACGGCCGGATTGCCGCCGTTTATCTCTTTTTCGACAAGCTACGGTGAGCTGGACTCTGCCGTGCGACGTTTTATGCTTAGGATTGGCAAAACGGCGGGAGGAATATTTCGCGGTCGCTCAAGCTGCTTTGCTTGAAGCGAAATATCGGAAATCTATCGGCAATCCAGGAGAAAAGCGGCTATCTCCTTGGGTAACGGGGAATCGAGCGGTTTGTCGGCAACCCTTCCCCAGCCGGGGCAGCCACATCAAGGGTTCGGCTCGACCCCAATGCGATCATGCGCAAGATTGTTCCGAGGAAGAGATGCGCGCGATCTGCGAAGGGCTATTCGTATCTCAGGGCAACCATGGGATCGACACGCATGGCCCGCCGCGCGGGAATATGACAGGCCACGAGCGCGATGGCGAAAAGCAGAATCGCGACGCCGGCGAACGTCGCCGGATCGCTGGCGCTCACGCCGTAAAGCAGGGTGGACATCAGCCGCGTGAGACCGAACGCCACGGCCAGACCGATAGCCACGCCAATCATCGTCACGCCCATTCCCCGCCGCAGCATTAGACGCAACACGTCGTGCCGCTCCGCGCCCAGCGCGAGTCGAACACCGATTTCGTGCGTCCGCTGGCTCACGCTGTGGGCCATCACGCCGTAAATTCCAACTGCCGCGAGCAGCACTGCGGCCGCGGCGAAGACGCCCAGCAGAAGCATGTACAGCCGGCGCCGCGCGAGCGAGTCGGCAAGCACTTGATCCATCGACTTGATCTCCGAAACCGTCTGATTCCTGTCCACGGACCACACTGCGGATTTCACCGCAGCTACCAAACTCATCGGGTCGGCATTGCTGCGCACCACCAAAGAATTGAAGAGCTGCGGAAACTGGTAATTCGGCCAATAGATCATCGGCCCGGTGACTTCGTCGAGGCCGTTGGTCTTCACGTCACCGACCACGCCGACGATTTCGCCTTGGAGCGGAGGTCCCCAGTCGAGCATGGTTACGTGCTGGCCGATGGGATTGGCATTCGGCCAGAATTTCCGCGCCATGGTCTCGTTGATC from Pirellulales bacterium encodes the following:
- a CDS encoding FtsX-like permease family protein → RVQAIPGVRSAGIVTALPITGGADTDFVIAGRPAPRPGDEPSADIRSASPGYFRTMGIRLLAGREFTEEDSVRAPRVMLINETMARKFWPNANPIGQHVTMLDWGPPLQGEIVGVVGDVKTNGLDEVTGPMIYWPNYQFPQLFNSLVVRSNADPMSLVAAVKSAVWSVDRNQTVSEIKSMDQVLADSLARRRLYMLLLGVFAAAAVLLAAVGIYGVMAHSVSQRTHEIGVRLALGAERHDVLRLMLRRGMGVTMIGVAIGLAVAFGLTRLMSTLLYGVSASDPATFAGVAILLFAIALVACHIPARRAMRVDPMVALRYE